Proteins encoded in a region of the Synechococcus sp. BIOS-U3-1 genome:
- a CDS encoding glycosyltransferase — MAEPSPGGFNSIRVLVPGIGTRFRCGGLNVALQTARLLSTLLPTEVVTYRERSEQHPFLNDLIRDESAPGQALWVVSWGFDVPRSLARLRGRPVVYQAHSSGYGFVLPPGIPVVAVSRNTLGYWGDRAPRNPLFWVPNALEPQWLERGARPSSSDRDAVTARPIDVLVQKRKSSPYVLNQLVPALKAQGLRVEVQNGWVEDLVDLFNRSKIYLYDSAEYWRGHGVSEGFGLPPLEALACGCVVFSSFNHALADTLTPGVTAHQIGQGTLENDLVRIRSAVDCPDHWIPAAETLDALLAESSESSWCLRWSRILAQLSDLRAHGALGLTSDSVLSSPSTRRLRWLQRRDRLRAKVVNRLSGWPWRVG, encoded by the coding sequence TTGGCTGAGCCTTCCCCTGGGGGCTTCAACTCCATTCGGGTTCTGGTGCCTGGCATCGGAACCCGTTTTCGATGTGGCGGCTTGAATGTTGCTCTACAGACGGCACGTCTGCTTTCAACCCTCTTACCGACCGAGGTGGTCACCTACAGGGAACGAAGTGAGCAGCATCCCTTTCTCAATGATCTGATTCGCGATGAATCAGCACCGGGTCAGGCCCTTTGGGTCGTGAGCTGGGGTTTTGATGTGCCTCGTTCACTAGCGCGTTTGCGAGGACGACCTGTCGTTTATCAGGCGCACAGCAGTGGATATGGATTTGTGTTGCCACCAGGCATACCGGTGGTGGCTGTCAGTCGTAACACCCTTGGCTATTGGGGTGACCGTGCCCCACGCAACCCCCTGTTCTGGGTGCCCAACGCTCTGGAGCCTCAGTGGTTGGAGCGGGGCGCCCGTCCATCGTCATCCGACCGTGATGCAGTCACAGCCCGGCCGATCGATGTGCTGGTACAGAAGCGGAAGAGCAGTCCCTATGTGCTGAACCAGCTGGTGCCAGCACTGAAGGCGCAGGGTCTGAGAGTGGAGGTCCAGAACGGCTGGGTGGAGGACCTGGTTGATCTGTTCAATCGCTCCAAGATCTATCTCTATGACTCGGCCGAGTACTGGCGAGGTCATGGTGTGAGTGAGGGCTTCGGGTTGCCTCCGCTGGAAGCCTTGGCTTGTGGTTGCGTGGTGTTCAGCAGTTTTAATCACGCGTTGGCAGACACCCTGACGCCCGGTGTGACGGCCCATCAGATCGGTCAGGGGACCTTAGAGAATGATCTGGTGCGGATTCGTTCCGCTGTTGATTGCCCAGATCATTGGATTCCAGCGGCGGAAACGCTCGATGCGCTTTTGGCTGAATCCAGTGAGTCCAGTTGGTGTCTGCGCTGGTCTCGAATCCTTGCTCAGTTGAGCGATCTCAGGGCCCATGGAGCTCTGGGCCTCACATCCGACTCAGTGTTGAGCTCACCCTCCACCCGTCGTTTGCGTTGGTTGCAGCGACGGGATCGCCTGCGCGCCAAGGTGGTCAATCGGTTGTCCGGCTGGCCATGGCGTGTTGGCTAA